TATTCCTTAGACTgcataaaaataaatgtttctcagccacattattttcggcatttttaatattttttttatagaaaataagtgacgagggaggaacacatttttatttcttttctctcagaaatacagcttggaaggTTTAGCCACGTGTTGAGAAGTCGTACATTCAGTCACACTCTTCTTACCGACACTCACCCTTATACTGGACAAATGTATGACGctacaaagtcaaaattatttttactcaaatggcaataaaaattgtTACGAGCATAAATAAAAGTGACTctccgatgcccgagaaacatttaacttttttatttagccttagcATTGATTGTTGAATCTccataataaataaatactttatCTATTATGATTGGGGTGAAGGAAGCGTCAGTATATATCTTCAGTCGTTATGGGTGTGGCAGTGTGATGATGGGCACATTATCAAATTTTAGAAAATGTTTGGTGATTTTTCGTGCCAGTTGTGTGGTATGCATATTAAACTTCCGTGTAACCTCTCGCGAAAGTTAGTGTTGTGTTCAAATGGTATATGGCAATGCATGTATAATAAATTAACGAAAAATGGTGATTTCTCTTTATCATTTGGATACGATAACATTCATGAACCAAGGCATGCAGCCTAAACGACCGACCTCAGCTATTGGATGCCGTGGACCATTTCTAAATTGGGTAGCTGTTGTTAGTATGGCTATTCTGATTATCAGTTGCTAACATTTGTTATGGCGTCACTGATGCTTGATTCTGATGCACCGTGGTTGTCATACATTCTTCAAAGCATGAAATGCATAGGTCATTTTGAGAACGTTGCACTCATGTAGATGTTGTAAAAACCATACAAATATACTATATCTTTCTAAAACGTCATCTATGTGTGATTGTAAACGCGTCAAAACGCGTCATTTTTAACTTTCCCTTTATTCCCCTTATTGCAAAGCAATCTGGTGTCGCAAGTAAGCGGATCACAATGACAAAGCAAACGTAGCATTTAGTGTTGTCATTCGTTTTTCCGCCAATCCAAACATCACCATTGGCCGCCTTGAAGCTGGGAAGTCGCAGTGTGCAGTTGCCCGAAATTTCAGCGTTCGTCAGAACACCATATCTCGCCTTTGGGTCGTTTCCCGCAATCCAGTTCCGCCCATGATCGCGCCAGAGTTGGCGGTCCAAGAGTCACCATCCATAGCCCAGGACCGATACATCTGATTTGTCCACTTGCGTCATCGTCTAACCACAATCATGGAGACTGCACAACGCATCCCTTGTTTGAGAAGAAACTGTCAGGAATCGTTTACGTGAAGTGCAGTTTCCTCCAATATAGCACTGTTTGAGATGAGAAACTTTCGTCGGCACAATCTTTTGCGCTGGTGTCGATGAACTAGAACCTTAGAAACTGGAGGCGAGTTTGGTTCAGTGAGGAATCACTTCTTCTGATGAGAAAGACATTATGATTACTGTCGGGGAAATGAACATTTTGCTCCTAATTACATTCGACAGTTCAGAGATTCAGTGGAGGTTGTGTCAAATATACCAAGATGGCGTCAGGGGTAGACCTGTGTAAACTGCTGTCCGACTCAAATCGTGTCTTGAATGGTTATACTAACGGAGAAGGCGTACAAAGTGTACTAAATGACCACTGTAGTGGTGAGGATATATCCGGTGATCTGGCACAAACTCAAGATATGCATATTGGTGAAGTCGTGGGCAATGTTGTGATGACAAACTCGACAGACGAAACAAACAACGGTGGTGAGTGTGAATTTGTTGTACCCGATTTACACAATCAGAATGGATATGCGGATACTATTGAGTACATCATTTCTGATCATTAGGACCAATCAAGGAGATAATGGCAAAGTTCGAAAGGGACCTCGCCGACTTGAGGGGTGAACTGATACAAGAAATTGATTACCTCAATCAGAAGATTACACAACTCCAGTGTGACAATAAGCAGCTGACGCGCGATAGAGACGGCGTAAATAATGAGCTTAAGAAAACAAACGAATACAtggaaaaactaaaacaaagtACCGTGAAGGCCGTAGAGCGCATGCGCAAGGAAAACAATGACAGAGTAACAGAAGTTGAAGCATGTAAGTCACAGTTACAATCCACTCATACAGATATGTTGTCACTTAGAAAAGAACTGGATAGGTATGCAAAACTCCAAAATGAAATTGTCACAGAAGCATCGAAGTTAAAAGAAAGCATAGAGGAATTAAACAGTTCAAATAAAAGAATGGATAAAAGAGTAACTGACCTTCGAAAGCATGTGTCTGATGCTAATATGAAATTGGAAGAGAAGAGCTTAGAGATAACTCGTTTCTCCGATGACAGAAGCCTCGGTATCACAAACCTGAAATCAAAAGTCTCCTTACTAACCAATGGAGTGAACTCACTGGAGAGTGATATAGCGGAAGTAGACAAGTCATGCAAATCAATAGAACATGCCATGGTGGATCTCCGGAAGAAAGTAGTGACTCTGGaaaaacaactgaaacaaaCGGCAGGCAAAAAGTGCGTGAATAAGAAGGACTCTACTGAAAGAGGTGTACAGTGCATCTCTGTCAACGCTGCATCACAGGTCATAGAGAAGTCGACAGAATCAACCCCAAAACGCGTACACCCTATCAACAATGGACTCACGCAAGATAAAACTCAACCATCATGTTTGACTCCAGAAGTCCAAGAGTCCACTCACGTTCCGTCCTACAGTGAGTGCTTGCAGTAAAACCCAAGCAAAGCCCAGACTCCAGGCGATCTGCAGCCGGAACAGCACGCAAAACCTAACCAGGCAGTATCACACATCAAAACTATTGTGAGCAGGGACCAGTGCCCTGCTACTCGAGACGTACCTGAAGAATTCTGTGCTGCTCCCCCAAGGATGAGGACAGCGCGCTTCTACATAGGCGGAATCAACAAATCCAACACCATGGAATCACTCAAGCGGTACTTGGAAAATAGAAACGTACACATTACGTTTTTAAGGTTCTTTAATCGGCCAGACAAACGCTTTGCTTCAGCCCAAGTGAATGTACTTCTGCAGGACAAAGAAAAACTTGAAGATGCTTCCTTTTGGCCTGAACATATCGTGGTTAAACCATGGCTGTCCAGAGATCAGTTCTGGCAGAAGATCCACAGTAGAGGAAAGACATCAACAAACCCTGCTCATGAACAAAAGTAACATGTTAAATCTGATGTGTTGGAATGCAAGAGGCATCATGTCTAGTGCACCATACCTCAACAGGTGCTTAGAAGAACACTGCATTGACATATGCGCTATAGCAGATCACCAACTCAGGGGGTATAACTTGGCGTTTATTGATGTCCTGAATGAAAACTACCACGCCATTGCTAGCCCTGCCCCAGAACCAGCTCACAACATACATAGTGCATGTGCAAGTGGAGGGACAGCATTACTGATCCACAGAAAGCTGCAGCGGTATGTCTCTGATTTAAAACTGGACTGTGAAAGTGGCCGTATATCAGGAATAGAAATCGACAATCAAGACAACACTTATACATACTTCATATGTGTTTACTTACCTCCGTCAAACCGATCAGTTGATGTGTTCATATATTATCTCCAACAGTTACAAGATACATATGATGCCTACTCACTCAGAGGACGAGTTTATTTCCTTGGGGATTTCAACACAGGTCTCTGtggacccagacacagcagaaCACTGGACAGTAGAGGAGTTGCTCTCACTGCATTCATTCAGAAGAACAGACTAATCCCGGTTAACATGCTGAACAATTGCAGAGGACCAACATCTACTTTCCAAGCTTATGAAGGTGGTCCTAGAACAGTTTTAGACTATATTCTAGTCCCAGAAGACATAGCCAGTGTTACCCAGAGTATTCAGGTAAAGGACGACAACCCATACAACATATCAGACCACCACCCAGTTATATGTTCAGTACCCAACGTCATCAATGGAGATGTTCCTCCAGAGTACAACTTCTCCAGGCCATCCTGGGACAAGGCAATACGTGATGGCACACTGACTGACTACACCTGTAGTGTTTCCAATCTACTCTGGACGATTCAACTTCCTTCAAGTGAGTGCGACTCAGAAGACATCGAAATGTTCTACACTGAAATTGTTAGCTGCTTAAAGAGATCGTCCGACAAATTCATCCCACAATCCCACTTCTCAAAACACTTAAAGCCATATTGGAAAGGCGTGGTTAAAGATCATCATCGCACTATGATGAGGGCAAGAGACACGTGGATCAAGAGTGGGCGTCCTCGGGGAATGCACCACGAAGTGTTTCGTCAGTATAAGAGGAACAAGGATGCTTTTAGAACTGCTCTCAAGACGGCGGCCCTGCAGTTTGAGACTGATGAGTACAGCAAGCTGGACAAGCTTAGCGATGTCGACCAAAAACTTTTCTGGTCCCTGCTGCGGCGAGGTAGCACAAGACAccaaataacatgtttaatgTCCAAGGATAAGCATGTTCGTAATCCAAAAGAGATATGCAACGTCCTTGCAGATCACCTTAAAAACGTCTTCATGGACAAGTCAGAACCACATTTCTGTGAAACCTTCAAGCTACACATTGTAAAAGAAGTTGAAGCTATACGTCAGAAAATAGAAACAGAAAAGAATCTGTCAGACATTGTTCCCATCACTCAAGAGGAGATAACTCAACTATCCCGATCCCTTAAAAACAACAAGGCTGCTGGAGAAGATGGAGTTACCTATGAACACTTAAAGTATGGCGGTAAATACTTATCCAAATGTCTCTCGGTACTTTTTAACCTTATCTTGCAAACGGGCTATATACCGAAGGCTTGGAAGAATGGAGTAATAGTACCAATTTACAAAGGAGGAGATGAATCTAGAATGAACCCAGACTCTTATAGGGGTATCACTCTGCTACCAGCGATACTTAAACGCTTCGAACTCGTCATCTCTAGAAGACTGCCACAAATAACTGAATCAGACAGCTTTCCGTCCAACCAACAGTTTGGATTCCAGAAAGGCATGTCATCTATTCACACATCGTTTGTAGTACAGGAAACTGCACACCACTATTCAGAGCGCTCAGACTCCGTACATGTAGCCTTTCTGGATAGTTCTAAGGCTTTTGACACTGTGTACCAGCCTGGTCTCCTGCTGAAGCTCCATCGGATGAACGTACCTCATCACTTATGGTCAGTACTAGATCACATCTACCAGAACATGAAGAGTTGTGTCCTAGTAAACAACGAGAAATCTGACTGGTTCCAGCTTCATAGAGGAGTCCGCCAAGGAAGCGTTTTATCTGCCAAATTGTATCTATTGTATATAGATGAACTTCTGAGAAACCTCCACAAGTGCGGAAAAGGATCAATCTTAATGGACATCAGTGTAACAGCTCCAACCCAGGCAGATGATATAACCCTGATATCACCAATCAAATCCCATCTACAAGACATGGTAGCTATGTGCGAATCATACAGTAGACAGTGGCGATTTACATTTTCTCCATCAAAAAGCAGAGTTCTAACTTTTGGACCAGTCAGCCATTCTAACCTGGACATTAAGTTATATGGTCAAAAAATCCCAATTACCAGAGAAATAAAACACTTTGGAATAACTCTCTCAGCAGAATACAACTCCTGGAATAGAACCATCGATGCCTGCTCGAAGATGAGATCAACAACAATGTCACTGTTAAAAACAGGGCTACACGTTAGAGGATTAAATCCTTTAGTCAGCTCTAAAATCATTAAATCTATCTGTGTCCCAAGATCCCTTTTTGGGTGTGAACTGTGGAACAACTTAAGCAAAGCACAAGTGTTGGCTCTGGAACGCTCCCTGAGAGCAGCCCTCAAGATAGCACAAGGCCTACCTCGTTCTACGAGAACAGATATCTGCAACGCACTGCTCGGCTGGACATCACTGGAGTCTGAAATAGACAAGCGAAAGCTGCTGTTCCTTGGAAACCTGTGTAAAGGCAAAACAGACTTCCTCCCCAGGCGTATCTTGTCAACAAGACTGGTTCTGTCTAAGTACAAGTATTCAAAAAATCCTCTTGGCTTTGTCCCGGACATCAAACGGATTGCAGAGAAATACAACCTCACAAGTTTCCTTCACGCCTTCAGTAGCCATGGAACATTCCCTAATAGACTTACCTGGAAGAGGATTGTAAAAGATGCTATTAAAGGGAGAGAGCTCGACACATGGAAAAAACGAATAGAAACCAACCCAGACCTGAGACACCTCCTACAGATTCATCCAGTTATCTCCCCCCACAAAGCGTGGGTAACGGCGAAGAGAGTTCCAGGTATGAAGGAAGCTGCAGCCTTTGTGATCCAGATGTGCGCCATGTGGAGGCCAGGAAACCTCCAGGGTGTGTGCAGGCTGTGCAGGAACAGTCACACAGACTTACTGGTACACATTGTGTGCATGTGTCATGAAACAGAAAAACAGAGAGACAGCCTCTGGTGCAACATAGTGGACAGGTGCTCTGTGGAGGTCAGTGCAGCTCTACATCAGAAGCCTGATGTGGAATTAGTATGCTGTCTACTGTCCTGTCATTCTCCTGTGCCAAATCCGGACATTGAACACACATTCTCTGAAGTAGTAATGAAAGGCTTACTcgagtttaaaaaaataactgtcCTCGAAAAGGAGTATTATAATCACCGCTTTTAAATCTACAAGTTACTAAAAATTCAGATGCCGATATAATGTAAAGCTGTTATAACTTACTTCCCTTGTAACTCTCCTCTGgaggaataaagaata
This portion of the Haliotis asinina isolate JCU_RB_2024 chromosome 10, JCU_Hal_asi_v2, whole genome shotgun sequence genome encodes:
- the LOC137298756 gene encoding uncharacterized protein, which encodes MASGVDLCKLLSDSNRVLNGYTNGEGVQSVLNDHCSGEDISGDLAQTQDMHIGEVVGNVVMTNSTDETNNGGPIKEIMAKFERDLADLRGELIQEIDYLNQKITQLQCDNKQLTRDRDGVNNELKKTNEYMEKLKQSTVKAVERMRKENNDRVTEVEACKSQLQSTHTDMLSLRKELDRYAKLQNEIVTEASKLKESIEELNSSNKRMDKRVTDLRKHVSDANMKLEEKSLEITRFSDDRSLGITNLKSKVSLLTNGVNSLESDIAEVDKSCKSIEHAMVDLRKKVVTLEKQLKQTAGKKCVNKKDSTERGVQCISVNAASQVIEKSTESTPKRVHPINNGLTQDKTQPSCLTPEVQESTHVPSYRTSALLLETYLKNSVLLPQG